The proteins below are encoded in one region of Coffea arabica cultivar ET-39 chromosome 4c, Coffea Arabica ET-39 HiFi, whole genome shotgun sequence:
- the LOC113740334 gene encoding uncharacterized protein: MASETNKTSGSKKIGGGNGGFRAKLDHYLYSGEKKHVIAGIAIIGVLFGVPWYLMNKGSKHQSHQDYMERADKARSERLSKGSSAASTS; encoded by the exons ATGGCTAGTGAAACTAACAAAACAAGTGGAAGCAAGAAGATTGGAGGCGGCAATGGTGGTTTCAGGGCTAAATTGGATCATTACCTGTATAGTGGGGAAAAGAAGCATGTCATCGCAGGAATAGCCATAATTGGCGTCCTCTTTGGGGTTCCATGGTACCTCATGAACAAAG GCTCAAAACATCAATCTCATCAGGACTATATGGAAAGAGCTGATAAAGCACGAAGTGAGAGACTTTCAAAAGGTTCATCAGCAGCTTCAACATCTTAG
- the LOC113740332 gene encoding magnesium transporter MRS2-1, whose product MADLKERLLPPKPASAANLRDVSYRPSASGRPPFPGVDVLGLKKRGQGLRSWIRVDSSGNSQVIEVDKFSMMRRCDLPARDLRLLDPLFVYPSTILGREKAIVVNLEQIRCIITADEVLLLNSLDNYVVQYVVELQRRLHAAGVSDVWQTEGSDSSRRGRSFDNMFGNTSPDYLPFEFRALEVALEAACTFLDSQAAELEIEAYPLLDELTSKISTLNLERVRRLKSRLVALTRRVQKVRDEIEQLMDDDGDMAEMYLTEKKRRMESSFYGDQSLLGYRSSDGVQSISAPVSPVVSPPDSRKLEKTLSIARSRHESVRSSESANESIEELEMLLEAYFVVIDSTLNKLTSLKEYIDDTEDFINIQLDNVRNQLIQFELLLTTATFVVAIFGVVAGIFGMNFSVPLFDNPNAFKWVLIITAVCGIIIFCSFLWFFKYKRLMPL is encoded by the exons ATGGCTGATCTTAAAGAACGCCTTCTACCCCCAAAACCTGCATCAGCTGCCAATCTTCGAGATGTATCGTATAGGCCCTCTGCATCTGGCCGTCCACCATTTCCAGGTGTTGACGTTCTAGGCCTCAAAAAGCGTGGCCAAGGCCTTCGTTCATGGATTCGCGTCGATTCCTCTGGGAATTCGCAAGTTATTGAGGTTGACAAATTCAGTATGATGCGTCGTTGTGATCTTCCTGCCCGTGATTTGCGCCTGTTAGATCCATTATTTGTTTACCCATCCACAATTCTTGGAAGAGAGAAGGCAATAGTTGTAAACCTGGAGCAGATTCGATGTATTATAACAGCAGATGAGGTGCTGCTTTTGAACTCTCTAGATAACTATGTAGTGCAGTATGTGGTGGAGCTGCAACGGCGGCTGCATGCTGCTGGAGTCAGTGATGTTTGGCAGACAGAAGGTAGTGATTCGAGCAGGAGGGGAAGGAGCTTTGACAATATGTTTGGAAATACTTCACCAGATTATTTGCCCTTCGAGTTTCGGGCTCTTGAAGTTGCTCTGGAGGCTGCTTGCACATTTTTGGATTCTCAG GCAGCAGAATTGGAGATTGAAGCATACCCACTGCTGGATGAGCTTACATCAAAGATTAGTACCTTAAACTTGGAGCGTGTTCGTCGATTAAAAAGCCGACTTGTTGCTTTGACCCGGAGAGTTCAGAAG GTTAGGGATGAGATAGAGCAGCTAATGGACGATGATGGAGATATGGCTGAAATGTACCTTACTGAGAAGAAAAGACGAATGGAATCATCCTTTTATGGTGATCAATCTCTTCTTGGATATCGGTCAAGTGATGGTGTACAATCTATTTCTGCTCCAGTCTCGCCTGTTGTGTCACCTCCTGATTCCAGAAAGCTGGAGAAAACTTTAAGTATTGCAAGGAGCAGACATGAGAGTGTCAGGAGTTCAGAAAGTGCAAATGAGAGTATAGAAGAGCTCGAAATGTTGTTGGAAGCTTATTTTGTTGTTATTGACAGCACCTTGAACAAGTTGACATCG CTGAAGGAGTACATTGATGACACAGAAGATTTCATCAACATTCAGCTG GATAATGTCCGAAACCAGCTTATACAATTTGAGTTGTTACTTACAACAGCAACATTTGTCGTTGCCATATTTGGTGTGGTAGCTGGAATATTTGGCATGAATTTTTCAGTACCATTGTTCGATAATCCAAATGCGTTCAAGTGGGTCCTCATAATTACAGCAGTCTGTGGAATTATCATATTCTGTTCATTTTTGtggtttttcaaatacaaaaggCTGATGCCGCTGTAA
- the LOC113740034 gene encoding chaperone protein dnaJ 8, chloroplastic-like, with protein MATFVGSASSSSSWIQMKNSAKKGKNNGKDNTKFRVSCVSSSIADPYKTLRIHPSASESEVRKAFRQLALQYHPDVCKGSNCGVQFHEINEAYDIVMSNLRGESTQSQMEAYDDGIDDSFRGMNDPDWDMWEEWMGWEGAGIRDYTSHINPYI; from the exons ATGGCGACTTTTGTAGGCTCTGCCTCTTCATCGTCTTCTTGGATTCAGATGAAGAACTCAGCAAAGAAGGGAAAGAACAATGGCAAGGACAATACCAAGTTCAGGGTATCGTGCGTTTCTTCTTCTATCGCAGATCCATATAAGACCCTGAGGATTCACCCTAGTGCTTCTGAATCTGAGGTCAGGAAGGCTTTCAGACAGCTCGCTCTTCag TATCATCCTGATGTCTGCAAAGGGAGCAACTGTGGCGTGCAATTTCACGAAATTAATGAAGCTTATGAT ATTGTGATGAGTAATCTGAGAGGGGAATCAACCCAATCGCAAATGGAGGCTTATGATGACGGTATAGATGATTCATTCAGGGGGATGAATGATCCTGATTGGGACATGTGGGAAGAATGGATGGGATGGGAAGGAGCGGGGATTCGCGACTACACATCCCATATCAATCCATACATTTAA